TTCCAGGCATTCCGGCTCCAGCCAGGCGTCATGATTCAAAAAGAAGAGCCATTCGCCTCGGGCAACCGCCGCCGCCCGATTGTTGCCCGCACAGAATCCCACATTGCCCCCCATTCGCATGAATCGCGATGATTTCCAACCCGAGACCCATCGTTCACACATCAGGTCCGAACCATCCGCGCTGGCATTGTCCGCGACGATCAACTCAACGCGACCGGCGCACGTTTGCGCTCTCACCGAGTCGAGGCACCTGTCGATCCACGCCCGCCCGTTGTAGTTCAGAACCACCACGCTGACCCAGGGTCGTGCCTGAACGGTTTCCTCGTTCACAAGACCTTCTCCCCTCGGGCCCGGGCTTCCAGCCAGTCACACGCTTCCGGCAGGATTCGGGACCAATGCATGGACTGGGCTCGCTCCCAAGCCTGACGGCGATACGCTTGGTAACGTTCGGGATGTTGCAAACACTCCGCCAGACGATCCGCCAAGGCCTCCGGTGTTTCCGCGCGCGCCAGCACGCCCGTTCGCTCATCCAAAGTCGATTCCCGCAAACCTTCCACCGGATAGACGGCGGCCGGCGTGCCCATCGCATTGGCTTCGATCACGTTCAGCCCCCATCCTTCTCTCTGGGACGCGTGCAACAACCAATGAGACGCGCGAAGCATCTGGTCCTTGGCCGCTTCGGAAAGCGGTCCGGTAAATTCCACCATCGCCTCCAGGTTCCGTTCCTTGACCATTTGTCTCAAAGCCGGCTCGGCATCGCCCGAACCCACAATGGTGAGTCGCGCAGCCACACCACGATCGTGGAGCAATGCGAGGGTGCGAATCAAATGATCCACCCTCTTGTTCGGAGCCAAACGCGAAACCGCCGCCAGACGCAACGGAACCTGCAAAGGCTTGGGATCCAGCTCCTCCAATGCCCTCGTGTGGACGCCGTAGCGAATGATTTTCACCTGGCGGACCCCATGGCGCATCAACTGGTCGCGCGTCGATTCGCACGCGGTCCAAAACACCTCTTTCCGATACAACCAGTGGGTCCATCGTTCCTGCTGCCGCCCGATCCAATTCCAAGGCCAGCGATAGAAAGCATTCCAAATCGGCCCCAGCACTTCATGAATGTAAGAAACGCGGGAGGTCTGCGCCCACCACGGAGTGTACCAGGGAATGCCATGATGCTGATCGATGACCAGATCGAAGCGGGGTTGCGTCCGGCACCAGGCACGCGCGGCCAAGAATGATTTTCCCACGCCTCCCCCCCTCCGCACGGTGAGCCGTCCCCAGCGCTCCTCCGGGAGGCAGCCGGGAAACGAGTTGGCAAACCACACCACCTCATGACCGCGCTCAGCCAGCGCTGTCAGGTAGCCCTCCGTCACTCGCTCCGCGCCCCCCGATTGCGGGTTCTTCGGATCGCGCCAGTTCAACATCAAGAATCGCATCTCGCCGGATCGAGGAGCGATTAGCGATTCGCGGGAGACGACCGCGTCTTCCTCGGTGCGGGCAGCTCGCGCACCAGCTTCAAGGCCTCCTCCATGTAGGTCTCCCCCGCCATCTCCCCCAGCGAAGTCCTCGAGACATAATCGTAGATCTTGAAACTCCCCCAATCGACTTTGGTCAACAGATAGCCAAAGGCATCATTCGTGAGCCCGAAGAGAAAATTGTGCTCACCGCGCATGTTCCGCTTCAAATAATAGCCGATGTTGGGAAGCGCCTCGCCGGGGATGGTCAGGATTTGCGCGCCGCCCAGATGAACCACATTGAGTTGCGTGGCGAGTTTGCCGTCCGTCCGTTCCGGATACTTCAAGGGAGAGCCCTTGAGAATCGCCCTC
The genomic region above belongs to Verrucomicrobiota bacterium and contains:
- a CDS encoding glycosyltransferase family 4 protein, producing MRFLMLNWRDPKNPQSGGAERVTEGYLTALAERGHEVVWFANSFPGCLPEERWGRLTVRRGGGVGKSFLAARAWCRTQPRFDLVIDQHHGIPWYTPWWAQTSRVSYIHEVLGPIWNAFYRWPWNWIGRQQERWTHWLYRKEVFWTACESTRDQLMRHGVRQVKIIRYGVHTRALEELDPKPLQVPLRLAAVSRLAPNKRVDHLIRTLALLHDRGVAARLTIVGSGDAEPALRQMVKERNLEAMVEFTGPLSEAAKDQMLRASHWLLHASQREGWGLNVIEANAMGTPAAVYPVEGLRESTLDERTGVLARAETPEALADRLAECLQHPERYQAYRRQAWERAQSMHWSRILPEACDWLEARARGEKVL